In one Spirosoma rigui genomic region, the following are encoded:
- a CDS encoding 50S ribosomal protein L25/general stress protein Ctc, whose translation MKKIEIVGYQRANLGRTESQAIRAEGNVPCVLYGGQEQVHFYAPAILFRDLLYTPNIFEVALNIEGAEYRAILQEAQFHPVSDVLLHADFLLVADGKAIKIAVPVRTIGTAPGVQKGGKLVTRVRKLRVKGVIENIPDFIDVDVSNLDLGKSVRVGQIPVSGFEMLEEASNPVASIEIPRALRGTVGK comes from the coding sequence ATGAAAAAAATCGAGATTGTAGGGTATCAACGAGCGAATCTCGGCCGCACGGAATCACAAGCGATTCGGGCCGAGGGCAATGTTCCGTGCGTATTGTATGGTGGCCAGGAGCAGGTGCATTTCTATGCCCCCGCTATTCTGTTCCGCGACCTGCTGTACACGCCAAACATTTTTGAAGTAGCCTTGAACATCGAGGGTGCTGAGTACCGGGCGATTCTGCAGGAAGCGCAGTTCCACCCAGTGAGCGACGTGCTGCTGCACGCCGACTTCCTGCTGGTTGCCGATGGAAAAGCCATTAAAATTGCCGTTCCCGTTCGTACGATCGGTACAGCCCCCGGCGTTCAGAAGGGTGGTAAACTGGTAACCCGCGTGCGTAAACTGCGCGTGAAAGGTGTTATCGAAAACATCCCCGATTTTATCGACGTAGACGTATCGAACCTTGACCTGGGTAAGTCGGTTCGGGTGGGTCAGATTCCGGTTTCGGGTTTCGAAATGCTCGAAGAAGCATCGAACCCCGTTGCCAGCATCGAAATCCCACGTGCCCTGCGCGGTACGGTTGGTAAGTAA
- a CDS encoding ribose-phosphate pyrophosphokinase — translation MASFNPVKIFSGSQSTYLAEKIAHHYGKELGGYTCRRFSDGEMSPSFEESVRGCDVFLIQSTPPPGDNLMELLLMVDAARRASAHYVTVVIPYFGYARQDRKDKPRVAIAAKLVANMLAAAGADRLMTIDLHAGQIQGFFDFPVDHLEGTSVFVPYIKSLNLENLVVASPDVGGANRARNFAKHFNADIVLCDKHRKRANEIASMQVIGDVEGANVVLVDDLIDTGGTMAKAAQIILEKGALSVRAICTHPVMSGKAHENITNSVLEELVIADTLPIQSLTPKIKVLSVAELFAKAIGRIRDHESISSLFIRY, via the coding sequence ATGGCATCGTTTAATCCGGTTAAGATTTTTTCAGGGAGCCAATCCACGTACTTAGCCGAAAAAATCGCGCATCATTACGGCAAGGAACTCGGTGGCTACACCTGCCGTCGCTTCAGCGACGGGGAGATGTCGCCCAGTTTCGAGGAGTCCGTGCGTGGGTGTGACGTATTCCTGATCCAGTCGACGCCCCCTCCGGGCGACAACCTGATGGAGTTGCTGCTGATGGTGGACGCAGCCCGCCGGGCATCGGCTCACTACGTTACGGTCGTTATTCCGTACTTCGGCTACGCCCGGCAGGACCGGAAAGATAAACCCCGGGTGGCCATTGCCGCTAAACTGGTTGCCAATATGCTGGCCGCTGCGGGTGCCGACCGGCTGATGACCATCGATCTGCACGCGGGTCAGATTCAGGGCTTTTTCGACTTCCCCGTCGATCATCTGGAGGGCACATCGGTATTTGTTCCTTACATAAAAAGCTTGAACCTGGAAAACCTGGTCGTTGCCTCGCCCGACGTGGGGGGTGCTAACCGGGCCCGGAATTTCGCCAAGCATTTCAACGCCGACATCGTCCTGTGTGATAAACACCGGAAACGGGCCAACGAAATCGCGTCGATGCAGGTGATCGGTGATGTAGAAGGGGCCAACGTCGTACTGGTCGATGACCTGATCGATACGGGAGGCACCATGGCCAAAGCCGCGCAGATCATTCTGGAAAAAGGAGCGTTGTCGGTACGGGCCATTTGTACGCACCCCGTTATGTCGGGCAAAGCGCACGAGAACATAACCAACTCGGTGCTGGAAGAACTGGTGATTGCCGATACACTGCCGATCCAGAGTCTGACCCCAAAAATCAAGGTACTATCGGTGGCCGAGCTGTTCGCGAAAGCCATTGGCCGTATCCGTGACCACGAATCTATTAGTTCTTTGTTTATACGGTATTAA
- a CDS encoding acyl-CoA dehydrogenase family protein gives MELIPVSPPKPVTSPLSYLTDPERMDALIRAIADASPQTDDDGTFPEQVFAWLANAGLLSVTLPGHDLDQRLSNTAGLLQLLKRIGSGNLAVGRVYEGHINALNLVGLYATPAQKQTWFSDVSDHHRLFSVWNTQAQDGVRIRAIGSGRYVLEGAKTFCSGSGWIQRPLVTGELLGAGQTGWQMCIIPTERVKPIPQDASFWQPLGMRASVSYKLDFTGVEIGEEDLLGKPGDYFHQPHFSGGAIRFAAVQLGGAEALFDATRALLVSMNRTDDGAQKSRLAEIAYLIESGNQWIDAAGRKADDWLLRGSEAGRIVAYANMTRTAIEEICLRVMQHTERSVGARGLMRPLPFERIHRDLTFYLRQPAPDATIADIGQYVLTTETNAHALWH, from the coding sequence ATGGAATTAATCCCCGTATCGCCCCCCAAGCCAGTTACTTCTCCTTTGTCATACCTGACTGATCCCGAACGAATGGATGCGCTGATTCGTGCGATCGCCGATGCATCGCCCCAGACCGATGACGACGGTACGTTCCCCGAACAGGTATTTGCGTGGTTGGCCAACGCTGGCTTGCTCAGTGTGACGCTGCCCGGTCACGATCTGGACCAGCGGCTGTCCAACACAGCCGGGTTGCTGCAGCTACTAAAACGGATTGGTAGCGGTAACCTGGCCGTAGGGCGCGTCTACGAAGGCCATATAAATGCGCTCAACCTGGTAGGGCTGTACGCCACACCGGCGCAAAAACAAACCTGGTTCAGCGATGTATCGGATCACCACCGCCTGTTCAGCGTCTGGAATACCCAGGCGCAGGATGGCGTTCGGATCCGGGCCATAGGCAGTGGCCGGTACGTGCTGGAAGGGGCCAAGACATTCTGTTCAGGATCGGGCTGGATTCAGCGGCCGCTCGTAACCGGTGAACTGCTGGGTGCCGGGCAGACGGGCTGGCAGATGTGCATCATCCCGACCGAACGGGTCAAGCCCATTCCGCAGGATGCCAGCTTCTGGCAACCGCTGGGCATGCGGGCATCGGTGAGTTACAAACTCGATTTTACCGGTGTCGAAATAGGGGAGGAGGACTTGCTGGGGAAGCCCGGCGATTATTTTCACCAGCCGCATTTCAGCGGAGGAGCCATCCGGTTTGCCGCCGTACAGTTGGGTGGGGCCGAAGCCCTGTTCGATGCCACACGGGCGCTGCTCGTCTCCATGAATCGGACCGACGACGGCGCGCAGAAAAGCCGGCTGGCCGAGATTGCGTATCTGATCGAATCCGGCAACCAGTGGATCGACGCGGCTGGCCGGAAGGCCGACGACTGGCTGCTGCGCGGCAGCGAAGCCGGGCGGATCGTTGCCTATGCCAACATGACCCGTACGGCCATCGAGGAGATCTGCCTGCGGGTTATGCAGCATACCGAGCGATCGGTGGGGGCGCGGGGACTGATGCGGCCGTTACCCTTTGAGCGTATTCACCGCGATCTTACGTTTTACCTGCGCCAGCCCGCCCCCGACGCGACCATCGCCGATATTGGCCAGTACGTTCTCACGACCGAAACAAACGCCCATGCGCTCTGGCATTGA
- a CDS encoding PIG-L deacetylase family protein → MRSGIDKTLALESLARAVPLDELSNFGTVLVVAPHPDDESLGCGGTIALLRERGQPVHVLFVSDGTMSHPNSPSYPASRLAEVREAEALDALRVLNVSPGQATFMRQKDSQVATPDRPDFTGAVAALQTLLDTVKPDTVLVPWRRDPHRDHRASWQQLAAALDQRTTRPRPRVLEYLIWLWELGNEADMPGTGEMTVWSVPIESVMAQRDRAIAAHRSQVTRLIDDDPTAFYLSPELLTHFDRPRELFLEQNTD, encoded by the coding sequence ATGCGCTCTGGCATTGATAAAACCCTCGCTCTGGAGAGCCTGGCTCGTGCTGTGCCCCTCGACGAACTCAGTAACTTCGGTACTGTTCTGGTGGTGGCTCCGCACCCGGACGATGAATCGCTGGGCTGTGGCGGTACCATTGCCCTGCTGCGGGAACGGGGACAGCCCGTACACGTGCTGTTCGTGAGTGACGGAACAATGTCGCATCCCAATTCGCCTTCGTATCCCGCCAGTCGGCTGGCGGAGGTTCGGGAAGCCGAAGCACTGGATGCGCTGCGCGTGCTTAATGTGTCGCCCGGGCAGGCCACGTTTATGCGGCAAAAAGATTCGCAGGTCGCCACGCCCGACCGTCCCGATTTTACCGGCGCCGTTGCCGCTCTGCAAACCCTGCTGGATACGGTGAAGCCAGACACGGTGCTGGTTCCCTGGCGACGCGATCCTCACCGCGACCACCGGGCATCCTGGCAGCAGCTGGCGGCTGCCCTCGACCAGCGGACCACCCGCCCCCGCCCCCGGGTGCTGGAGTACCTGATCTGGCTGTGGGAGCTTGGGAACGAAGCCGATATGCCCGGTACCGGCGAAATGACCGTATGGTCGGTCCCGATCGAATCGGTGATGGCACAACGGGATCGGGCCATTGCCGCCCACCGGTCGCAGGTGACCCGGTTGATCGACGATGACCCCACGGCTTTCTACCTGTCGCCGGAGTTATTGACTCATTTCGACCGACCGCGTGAACTGTTTCTGGAGCAGAATACCGATTGA
- the ypfJ gene encoding KPN_02809 family neutral zinc metallopeptidase, whose product MRWLGQRESDNVDDRRGSGGGGLLVGGGIGTVVIAVIVMLLGGDPSEVLNRGGSSAATSQAPTSPQADDEAAKFTRVILASTEDVWTKLFASQNGRYQTPRLVLFRGVTQSGCGTASEASGPFYCPGDQKLYIDLSFYDQLSERFGAPGDAAMAYVIAHEVGHHVQKQLGIMDKVDELRSRLSERDYNKVSVRLELQADFFAGVWANHAKNLEFDQSDLEEALTAANAIGDDKLQQATQGRVVPDAFTHGTSAQRVYWFKKGFQTGDINQGDTFNSREDANLQ is encoded by the coding sequence ATGCGCTGGCTGGGACAACGGGAAAGTGATAATGTCGATGACCGACGGGGTAGCGGAGGGGGCGGACTCCTCGTAGGCGGTGGTATTGGTACCGTCGTCATTGCAGTTATTGTGATGCTGCTGGGGGGCGATCCCTCCGAGGTGCTGAACCGGGGTGGCTCAAGTGCTGCTACGTCGCAGGCACCAACAAGCCCGCAGGCCGACGATGAAGCGGCCAAGTTTACCCGCGTTATTCTTGCCAGCACTGAGGATGTCTGGACCAAATTATTTGCCAGTCAGAACGGGCGCTACCAAACGCCCCGGCTGGTTTTATTCCGGGGTGTTACGCAGTCGGGCTGCGGCACGGCGTCGGAGGCTTCGGGTCCTTTCTACTGCCCCGGCGATCAAAAACTGTATATTGACCTGTCGTTCTACGACCAGCTGAGCGAGCGTTTCGGCGCACCCGGCGATGCGGCTATGGCCTACGTTATTGCCCACGAGGTAGGACACCACGTGCAGAAACAACTGGGCATTATGGATAAAGTCGATGAACTCCGCAGCCGGTTGAGCGAGCGGGACTACAACAAGGTATCCGTCCGGCTCGAACTGCAGGCCGACTTCTTCGCCGGTGTGTGGGCCAACCACGCAAAAAATCTGGAATTTGACCAGTCGGACCTGGAAGAGGCCCTGACGGCGGCCAATGCCATCGGCGACGACAAACTCCAGCAGGCCACGCAGGGCCGGGTCGTACCCGATGCCTTTACGCACGGTACGTCGGCCCAACGGGTTTACTGGTTTAAAAAAGGCTTTCAAACGGGAGATATTAACCAGGGCGATACATTTAACAGTCGCGAAGACGCCAATTTGCAGTAA
- a CDS encoding cold-shock protein, translating into MQTGTVKFFNETKGFGFIKPDDGGEDIFVHASGLIDQIRENDKVKFNVERGKKGLNAVNVEMA; encoded by the coding sequence ATGCAAACAGGAACAGTTAAATTCTTTAATGAAACCAAAGGATTTGGTTTCATTAAGCCCGATGACGGTGGTGAGGACATCTTCGTACACGCTTCCGGTCTCATCGATCAAATTCGCGAAAACGACAAGGTTAAGTTCAATGTCGAACGCGGTAAGAAAGGCTTAAACGCCGTAAACGTCGAAATGGCTTAA